Proteins encoded within one genomic window of Phototrophicus methaneseepsis:
- a CDS encoding carbon-nitrogen hydrolase family protein translates to MFRSIFVAAVQLEAALSPVDARLARAEAYIAQAAEQGAQLIVLPAQFATGAGYDDVLYERTEAQDEQIVAWMKAQASQHNIYLVGSLLLWDVDEVYHAALLISPDGAVWRWDQQFPYIWERSLYRDGHEQIHIAETALGRVGILLGWDAAHPALWRRYAANVDLMLVLHSAPNWAQMQLVTPDGAYQMAKIGLGAFLGNHAAYVDEAALEAKGMGVPLIIAGGAGTFESLLPAPRQSIAVLTAFHKGLLSFIRSAHQMHLRAHFVRHTAIYDAQGRLVHRAASTSDDVVVGEIKIASLPPHPQGHPPAHIVALPDLMTVDAVSSTWMAPIYRRGVRWQWGARMAPASHKTRIWVWAIIFISIVFFLIGRQWRRCNARSASCV, encoded by the coding sequence ATGTTTCGTTCCATCTTCGTTGCAGCGGTGCAGCTTGAGGCTGCTCTGTCGCCTGTTGACGCACGGCTGGCACGTGCAGAAGCCTACATCGCGCAAGCTGCCGAACAGGGCGCACAGCTCATTGTGCTGCCTGCGCAGTTCGCCACAGGGGCTGGTTATGACGATGTCCTTTATGAGCGCACAGAAGCCCAAGACGAGCAGATTGTCGCTTGGATGAAAGCGCAGGCATCTCAACATAACATTTACCTGGTGGGGTCGCTGTTGCTGTGGGATGTGGATGAAGTTTATCACGCTGCCTTGCTTATCTCGCCAGATGGGGCTGTATGGCGTTGGGATCAGCAGTTCCCCTATATATGGGAGCGCAGCCTGTACCGAGATGGTCACGAGCAGATCCACATTGCAGAGACGGCGCTCGGCAGGGTGGGCATCTTGTTGGGATGGGATGCAGCGCATCCGGCCTTGTGGCGGCGATATGCTGCCAATGTGGACCTCATGCTTGTTTTGCACAGCGCGCCAAATTGGGCCCAGATGCAGCTTGTAACGCCGGATGGCGCGTATCAGATGGCGAAAATAGGCTTGGGGGCCTTCCTGGGCAACCATGCGGCTTACGTGGATGAGGCCGCTCTAGAAGCAAAAGGGATGGGCGTACCCCTTATCATTGCGGGCGGGGCAGGGACTTTCGAGAGCCTTCTGCCTGCCCCACGGCAGAGCATAGCGGTGTTGACTGCGTTTCATAAAGGTTTATTGTCATTTATTCGCTCTGCACATCAGATGCACTTAAGAGCTCACTTCGTGCGCCATACGGCTATCTATGATGCGCAAGGGCGGCTTGTGCACCGGGCCGCTTCAACGTCTGATGATGTCGTTGTTGGCGAGATAAAGATTGCTTCTTTGCCCCCTCATCCCCAGGGGCATCCACCCGCGCATATCGTGGCTTTACCCGATCTGATGACCGTTGACGCGGTGAGTTCGACATGGATGGCACCTATTTATCGGCGTGGTGTGCGATGGCAGTGGGGTGCACGCATGGCCCCGGCTAGCCATAAAACGCGTATATGGGTATGGGCCATCATCTTTATTTCAATCGTATTTTTTCTCATCGGACGCCAATGGCGACGTTGCAACGCTAGATCCGCTTCCTGCGTATAA
- a CDS encoding YceI family protein: MATWNVDGAHSSVGFSAKHMMFTTVRGTFSDFDATLEFDPENPGDASVDATIQITSVNTGAPDRDNHLRSADFFDVENFPTMTFKSTRVEPKSSTEAVVYGDLTIRGNTKEVPLNVTFLGEGVNPWGQTVGGFTATTTINREDFGLKWNQTLETGGVLVSKEIKIELDIQAAKVSETASV; encoded by the coding sequence ATGGCAACCTGGAATGTTGATGGCGCGCACAGCAGCGTCGGCTTTTCTGCAAAACACATGATGTTCACAACCGTGCGTGGCACGTTCAGCGATTTTGATGCAACCCTGGAATTTGACCCGGAAAACCCTGGTGATGCTTCCGTCGATGCGACGATCCAGATTACCAGCGTGAACACTGGCGCACCAGATCGTGACAATCACCTGCGCAGCGCTGATTTCTTCGACGTTGAGAACTTCCCGACCATGACCTTCAAGAGCACCCGTGTTGAACCTAAGAGCTCAACAGAAGCGGTCGTCTATGGTGACCTGACAATTCGTGGCAACACCAAGGAAGTTCCGCTGAATGTAACCTTCCTGGGCGAGGGCGTGAATCCCTGGGGCCAGACTGTCGGTGGCTTCACAGCAACCACGACCATTAACCGCGAAGACTTCGGCTTGAAGTGGAATCAGACCCTGGAAACTGGCGGCGTGCTGGTCAGTAAGGAAATCAAAATCGAACTGGATATCCAGGCCGCCAAGGTGAGCGAAACCGCCAGCGTGTAA
- a CDS encoding PQQ-dependent sugar dehydrogenase — protein MMKRLIALLLMVLMAVPTIAQDATPTPSPDASSETATEASEDMSSDMSEDMASDAVIAVEAAPTSADVTLQQLSLTNADGSAFTPVRPLYLTHAADGTDRLYLVQQGGRILVMQNGEFVVSDFLDVSDLVSPEANGSGYSERGLLGLAFHPGYAENGFFYINYTDAQGTTKVAQYSVSADDPNVADPASAQIILEQPQPFANHNGGHMAFGPDGYLYISLGDGGDQGDPMDNGQNPTTLLGTILRVAVGEGGYKIPDENPFAGSDAGADEVWAYGFRNVWRFSFDRATGDLYIGDVGQNQWEEINFQPADSPGGENYGWNIYEGTHAYEGGELQDSVVPIAEYDHSQGCSVTGGYIYRGEAIPALQGVYLYSDYCTGTVWMAYRDANLDWQSGAVLMQNGFQVSSFGEDESGELYVVGYSGALYKLVPPA, from the coding sequence ATGATGAAGCGACTTATTGCCCTTCTCTTGATGGTCTTGATGGCTGTGCCAACCATAGCCCAGGACGCAACCCCGACCCCATCCCCTGATGCATCATCAGAAACAGCCACAGAGGCCAGTGAAGACATGTCCTCAGACATGTCCGAAGATATGGCTAGCGATGCTGTCATTGCTGTGGAAGCCGCCCCAACAAGTGCTGATGTGACGTTGCAGCAGTTGAGCCTGACGAATGCTGATGGCAGTGCTTTTACGCCGGTGCGGCCTTTGTATTTGACGCATGCTGCCGATGGCACGGATCGTCTGTACCTTGTCCAACAGGGTGGGCGCATCCTTGTGATGCAAAATGGTGAATTCGTGGTTAGCGATTTCCTTGATGTAAGTGATCTCGTCAGCCCGGAAGCCAACGGCTCCGGCTACAGCGAACGTGGCTTGCTGGGCTTAGCGTTCCATCCTGGTTATGCCGAAAATGGCTTTTTCTACATTAACTACACCGACGCACAGGGCACGACCAAGGTCGCCCAATACAGCGTCAGCGCGGATGATCCCAACGTTGCGGACCCTGCCAGCGCTCAAATCATCCTGGAACAACCTCAGCCTTTTGCCAATCACAACGGCGGTCATATGGCCTTTGGGCCGGATGGCTATTTGTACATTTCGTTAGGCGATGGTGGTGACCAGGGCGACCCCATGGACAATGGGCAGAACCCGACTACGCTGCTGGGTACGATCTTGCGCGTGGCTGTTGGCGAAGGCGGCTATAAAATCCCTGACGAGAACCCCTTTGCTGGCTCTGATGCTGGTGCAGACGAGGTCTGGGCGTATGGCTTCCGCAATGTGTGGCGCTTTAGCTTTGATCGCGCTACGGGTGATCTCTATATCGGTGATGTGGGCCAGAATCAATGGGAAGAAATCAACTTCCAGCCTGCTGATAGCCCCGGTGGCGAAAACTACGGCTGGAACATCTACGAAGGCACACATGCCTACGAGGGTGGCGAGCTACAAGATTCTGTGGTGCCGATTGCAGAATATGACCATTCACAGGGCTGCTCCGTGACGGGTGGTTATATTTACCGAGGCGAAGCCATCCCGGCTTTGCAGGGCGTCTACCTTTATAGCGACTACTGTACGGGTACAGTCTGGATGGCGTATCGTGATGCCAACCTGGATTGGCAGAGTGGCGCTGTATTGATGCAAAACGGCTTCCAGGTGAGCAGCTTCGGCGAAGATGAATCCGGTGAACTTTATGTTGTCGGTTACAGCGGTGCATTGTATAAATTGGTGCCGCCTGCTTAG